In the genome of Pseudomonas putida, one region contains:
- the benC gene encoding benzoate 1,2-dioxygenase electron transfer component BenC: protein MSFQIALNFEDGVTRFIQADGHETVADAAYRQGINIPLDCRDGACGTCKCQAEAGRYDLGDNFIEDALNEDEIAQGFVLTCQMRALSDCVVRIPASSQLCKTEQASFEAAISDVRQLSESTIALSIKGEALNRLAFLPGQYVNLKVPGSEQTRAYSFSSLQKDGEVSFLIRNVPGGLMSSFLTSLAKAGDQMTLAGPLGSFYLRAIQRPLLLLAGGTGLAPFTAMLEKIAEQGSEHPLHLIYGVTNDFDLVELDRLQALAARIPNFTFSACVANPDSQYPHKGYVTQHIEPRHLNDGDVDVYLCGPPPMVEAVSQYIREQGITPANFYYEKFAAAAA from the coding sequence ATGAGCTTCCAGATCGCACTGAATTTCGAAGACGGGGTCACCCGTTTCATCCAGGCCGATGGCCACGAGACCGTCGCCGATGCCGCTTACCGCCAAGGCATCAACATCCCGCTGGACTGCCGCGACGGCGCCTGCGGCACCTGCAAATGCCAGGCCGAGGCCGGGCGCTACGACTTGGGCGACAACTTCATCGAAGACGCCCTGAACGAAGACGAGATCGCCCAAGGGTTCGTCCTGACCTGCCAGATGCGCGCGCTGAGCGATTGCGTGGTTCGCATCCCGGCCTCCTCGCAGCTGTGCAAGACCGAGCAGGCCAGTTTCGAGGCGGCCATCAGCGATGTGCGCCAGTTGTCCGAAAGCACCATCGCCTTGTCGATCAAGGGTGAGGCGTTGAATCGCCTGGCGTTCCTGCCGGGGCAGTACGTCAACCTCAAGGTGCCGGGCAGCGAACAGACCCGCGCCTATTCGTTCAGCTCGCTGCAGAAGGACGGTGAGGTCAGCTTCCTGATCCGCAACGTGCCGGGCGGCCTGATGAGCAGTTTCCTCACCAGTCTGGCCAAGGCGGGCGACCAGATGACTCTGGCCGGCCCGCTGGGCAGCTTCTACCTGCGGGCGATCCAGCGGCCTCTGTTGCTGCTGGCCGGTGGCACAGGCCTGGCGCCCTTCACCGCGATGCTGGAAAAGATCGCCGAGCAAGGCAGCGAGCATCCGCTGCACCTGATCTACGGGGTCACCAACGACTTCGATCTGGTCGAGCTGGACCGCTTGCAAGCCTTGGCCGCGCGGATTCCCAACTTCACCTTCAGCGCTTGCGTGGCCAATCCCGACAGCCAGTACCCGCACAAGGGCTATGTGACCCAGCACATCGAGCCACGACACCTCAATGACGGCGACGTGGACGTCTATCTGTGCGGCCCGCCCCCGATGGTCGAGGCGGTCAGCCAGTACATCCGCGAACAAGGCATCACCCCGGCCAACTTCTACTACGAGAAGTTCGCCGCGGCGGCGGCCTGA
- the benB gene encoding benzoate 1,2-dioxygenase small subunit — MSIYETVRDFLYREARYLDDAQWDQWLELYAADATFWMPSWDDDDTLTEDPQSEISLIWYGNRGGLEDRVFRIKTERSSATVPDTRTSHNLSNIEIVEQGHGQCRVRFNWHTLSFRYKTTDSYFGTSFYTLDLRGEQPLILAKKVVLKNDYVRQVIDIYHI; from the coding sequence ATGAGCATTTACGAGACCGTGCGCGACTTCCTCTACCGCGAGGCGCGCTACCTGGATGACGCCCAGTGGGACCAATGGCTGGAGCTGTACGCCGCCGATGCGACCTTCTGGATGCCCTCGTGGGACGATGACGACACGCTCACCGAAGACCCGCAGAGTGAAATCTCGCTGATTTGGTATGGCAACCGTGGTGGTCTGGAGGACCGGGTGTTCCGCATCAAGACCGAGCGCTCCAGCGCCACGGTGCCGGATACCCGCACCTCGCACAACCTCAGCAACATCGAGATCGTCGAGCAGGGCCATGGCCAGTGCCGGGTGCGTTTCAACTGGCACACCTTGAGCTTTCGCTACAAGACCACCGACAGCTACTTCGGCACCAGCTTCTACACCCTCGATCTGCGCGGCGAACAGCCGTTGATCCTGGCCAAGAAGGTGGTTCTGAAGAACGACTACGTCCGCCAGGTCATCGACATCTACCACATCTGA